Proteins encoded by one window of Elaeis guineensis isolate ETL-2024a chromosome 12, EG11, whole genome shotgun sequence:
- the LOC140852869 gene encoding uncharacterized protein, with product MWRNWKSYIKRHYYDEHQREENLISRPPPRVKADQWEILVRYWGQEDVQAQCARNKNNRKMLGGLHKTGRTSFSVIRANMEAEGLETDRLSVFIRTRTSKQGVIDADAQECIEEMKRRLEEVPEDERTPELKDRIFVEVMGEDGHGRMRTWSSSMTKRRLYQQSNQAPSEETIRRIRDELRTEFDDKISYLEAQLHQMRAQMASGSFAHSPVGTPRSVPSSSGQVPDASSAHQTHASENERFTQVPDEV from the exons ATGTGGAGGAATTGGAAGTCTTATATCAAGCGTCATTACTATGATGAGCACCAGAGGGAAGAAAATCTTATCTCTAGACCTCCTCCGCGTGTGAAAGCTGATCAGTGGGAGATACTTGTTCGTTATTGGGGACAAGAAGATGTCCAG GCACAGTGTGCACGAAACAAAAATAACAGGAAGATGTTGGGAGGCTTGCATAAGACAGGGAGAACTTCATTTTCTGTTATTAGAGCAAat ATGGAAGCAGAGGGATTAGAAACAGATCGACTAAGCGTGTTTATTAGAACACGTACTTCAAAGCAGGGTGTCATCGATGCGGATGCACAAGAGTGTATA gaGGAGATGAAACGACGACTTGAGGAGGTACCTGAGGATGAGCGCACACCAGAACTAAAAGATCGTATCTTTgtggaggtgatgggagaagatggACATGGACGGATGCGTACTTGGAGTTCGAGCATGACAAAGCGACGTTTGTATCAGCAATCTAATCAGGCACCATCAGAGGAGACCATTAGGAGGATTCGAGATGAGCTTCGGACTGAGTTTGATGACAAGATTTCCTACTTGGAGGCACAGCTCCATCAGATGCGTGCTCAGATGGCGAGTGGATCTTTTGCGCATAGCCCAGTAGGTACTCCTCGTTCGGTGCCATCCAGTAGTGGGCag gttCCAGATGCATCTAGTGCTCACCAAACACATGCATCGGAAAATGAGAGATTCACTCAGGTGCCTGATGAG GTTTAG